Proteins co-encoded in one Hyalangium ruber genomic window:
- a CDS encoding mechanosensitive ion channel family protein, with product MNFDVNALTTELITKGTSIGLKLLGALALWIIGGWVAGMAVRLVRKGMDSRKLDATIARYVESALGVLLKVVLVVAILGYFGLETTSFAAVLAAAGIAIGTAWSGMLSHYAAGIFMVVLRPFKVGDSVTAGGVSGTVEEIGLFTTTINTGDNVRTFVGNNKIFSDTIQNFSANPHRRVLLEAQLAHGDDHRAAIKTLQEKLAQIPNVKQTPAPDVFIQNFTLAGPVLAVRPCCHNDHFGQVSADTNLAIRESGFSVPETHSRVISAVPAPASRAA from the coding sequence ATGAACTTCGATGTCAACGCACTCACGACGGAACTCATCACCAAGGGCACGAGCATCGGCCTGAAGCTCCTGGGCGCCCTGGCGCTGTGGATCATCGGCGGCTGGGTGGCCGGCATGGCGGTGCGGCTGGTGCGCAAGGGCATGGACTCGCGCAAGCTGGATGCGACCATCGCGCGCTACGTGGAGAGCGCGCTGGGGGTGTTGTTGAAGGTCGTCCTGGTGGTGGCCATCCTTGGCTACTTCGGCCTGGAGACGACCTCGTTCGCGGCGGTGCTGGCGGCGGCGGGCATTGCCATCGGCACGGCGTGGTCCGGCATGCTGTCGCACTACGCGGCGGGCATCTTCATGGTGGTGCTGCGGCCCTTCAAGGTGGGTGACAGCGTCACCGCCGGAGGCGTCAGCGGGACGGTCGAGGAGATCGGCCTGTTCACCACGACCATCAACACGGGCGACAACGTGCGCACCTTCGTGGGCAACAACAAGATCTTCTCCGACACCATCCAGAACTTCTCGGCCAACCCGCACCGGCGCGTGCTGCTGGAGGCGCAGCTGGCCCATGGCGACGACCACCGCGCGGCCATCAAGACGCTGCAGGAGAAGCTGGCGCAGATCCCCAACGTGAAGCAGACGCCGGCGCCGGACGTCTTCATCCAGAACTTCACCCTGGCCGGCCCGGTGCTGGCGGTGCGCCCGTGCTGCCACAATGACCACTTCGGTCAGGTGTCCGCCGACACCAACCTGGCCATCCGCGAGTCGGGCTTCTCGGTGCCGGAGACGCACTCGCGCGTCATCTCCGCCGTGCCCGCGCCCGCCAGCCGGGCGGCCTGA
- a CDS encoding M3 family metallopeptidase, translating to MRKLFFASAGAAALVSAACATTAPEGRVTDQETSAAQAAAPAQAAPTAPAQPQNPLLAKWVGPYGGVPAFDQVKVEHFKPALEAAMDKARQEIAAIANNPAAPTFENTIVALEDTGRTLDAVGTSYGVWASTMATPEFQGIEREMAPKLAAFSDEITQNEKLFQRIEAVYNSPEKAKLSPEQQRLTWLRYTDFVRSGAKLDPAAKKLVVNINQRLATLYTNFSQNVLADEEGYVVLIENEADLAGLPDSVRAGAAAAAEARGQKGKWAITNTRSSMEPFLTYSARRDLREKVWRNYVNRGDNGDAKDNNKIITEVLLLRAERAKLLGYPTHAHWRLELTMAKTPERAMQLMEAVWTPAVARVREEVADMQAIVKKEGGKFKIAPWDYRYYAEKVRKAKYDLDQNEVKPYLELENLREGMFWVAGELFNFAFSPVTGVPVYHPDVRIWEVKDKTSGRHIGLWYFDPYARPGKRSGAWMNAYRNQERFKGEVTTIVSNNSNFVKGQPGEPVLISWEDAETLFHEFGHALHGLASNVTYPTVSGTSVARDFVEFPSQLLEHWLPTPEVLNRFALHYQTRKPVPPELVAKIEKASTFNQGFGTVEYLSSALVDMKLHLAGEKTIDPDAFERDTLKALGMPEEIVMRHRTPQFGHIFAGDGYSAGYYSYLWSDTLTADAYEAFTQGKGPYDKSVAERLRKNVFSVGNTIDPAEGYRAFRGKDAGIDALMRKRGFPVPGASSPKKAAK from the coding sequence ATGCGTAAGCTCTTTTTCGCCAGTGCTGGCGCGGCTGCTCTCGTCTCCGCCGCCTGCGCGACCACCGCCCCGGAGGGCCGCGTGACTGATCAGGAAACCTCGGCCGCTCAAGCGGCCGCGCCCGCCCAGGCGGCGCCGACCGCGCCCGCCCAGCCGCAGAACCCGCTGCTGGCCAAGTGGGTCGGCCCCTACGGCGGCGTGCCCGCGTTCGATCAGGTCAAGGTCGAGCACTTCAAGCCCGCCCTCGAGGCGGCCATGGACAAGGCCCGCCAGGAGATCGCCGCGATCGCCAACAACCCGGCCGCGCCGACCTTCGAGAACACCATCGTCGCCCTGGAGGACACCGGGCGCACCCTCGATGCCGTGGGCACCAGCTACGGCGTCTGGGCCTCGACCATGGCCACCCCCGAGTTCCAGGGCATCGAGCGCGAGATGGCGCCCAAGCTCGCCGCCTTCTCGGATGAAATCACCCAGAACGAGAAGCTCTTCCAGCGCATCGAGGCCGTCTACAACTCGCCCGAGAAGGCCAAGCTCTCCCCCGAGCAGCAGCGCCTGACGTGGCTGCGCTACACCGACTTCGTCCGCTCCGGCGCCAAGCTCGACCCGGCCGCCAAGAAGCTCGTGGTCAACATCAACCAGCGCCTCGCCACGCTCTACACCAACTTCAGCCAGAACGTGCTCGCCGATGAGGAGGGCTACGTCGTCCTCATCGAGAACGAGGCGGACCTGGCCGGCCTGCCCGACTCCGTGCGCGCCGGTGCCGCCGCCGCCGCCGAGGCTCGGGGCCAGAAGGGCAAGTGGGCCATCACCAACACGCGCTCCTCCATGGAGCCGTTCCTCACCTACTCCGCGCGCCGCGACCTGCGCGAGAAGGTGTGGCGCAACTACGTCAACCGTGGCGACAACGGCGACGCGAAGGACAACAACAAGATCATCACCGAGGTGCTCCTGCTGCGCGCCGAGCGCGCCAAGCTCCTGGGCTACCCCACGCACGCGCACTGGCGGCTCGAGCTCACCATGGCCAAGACGCCCGAGCGCGCCATGCAGCTCATGGAGGCGGTGTGGACGCCCGCCGTCGCCCGCGTCCGCGAGGAAGTCGCCGACATGCAGGCGATCGTCAAGAAGGAGGGCGGGAAGTTCAAGATCGCCCCCTGGGACTACCGCTACTACGCCGAGAAGGTCCGCAAGGCGAAGTACGACCTGGACCAGAACGAGGTGAAGCCGTACCTCGAGCTGGAGAACCTGCGCGAGGGCATGTTCTGGGTGGCCGGCGAGCTGTTCAACTTCGCCTTCAGCCCCGTCACCGGCGTGCCCGTCTACCACCCCGATGTGCGCATCTGGGAGGTGAAGGACAAGACCAGCGGCCGCCACATCGGCCTGTGGTACTTCGACCCGTACGCCCGGCCCGGCAAGCGCTCCGGCGCGTGGATGAACGCCTACCGCAACCAGGAGCGCTTCAAGGGTGAAGTCACCACCATCGTCTCCAACAACTCCAACTTCGTGAAGGGCCAGCCCGGTGAGCCGGTCCTCATCAGCTGGGAGGACGCCGAGACGCTGTTCCACGAGTTCGGCCACGCGCTGCACGGCCTGGCCTCCAACGTGACGTACCCCACCGTGTCCGGCACCTCCGTGGCGCGTGACTTCGTGGAGTTCCCCTCGCAGCTCCTGGAGCACTGGCTGCCCACGCCCGAGGTGCTCAACCGCTTCGCGCTGCACTACCAGACGCGCAAGCCGGTGCCGCCAGAGCTGGTGGCGAAGATCGAGAAGGCCTCCACCTTCAACCAGGGCTTCGGCACGGTGGAGTACCTGTCCAGCGCCCTCGTCGACATGAAGCTGCACCTGGCCGGCGAGAAGACGATCGACCCGGATGCGTTCGAGCGCGACACGCTCAAGGCGCTCGGCATGCCGGAGGAGATCGTCATGCGCCACCGCACCCCGCAGTTCGGCCACATCTTCGCGGGCGACGGCTACTCGGCCGGCTACTACAGCTACCTCTGGTCCGACACCCTCACCGCCGATGCCTACGAGGCCTTCACCCAGGGCAAGGGGCCCTACGACAAGTCCGTGGCCGAGCGGCTGCGCAAGAACGTCTTCTCAGTGGGCAACACCATCGACCCGGCCGAGGGCTACCGCGCCTTCCGCGGCAAGGACGCCGGCATCGACGCGCTGATGCGCAAGCGCGGCTTCCCCGTCCCGGGCGCCTCCTCGCCGAAGAAGGCGGCGAAGTAG
- a CDS encoding OmpA family protein yields the protein MNAWKTVGVLVPALMLGVTGCATPGKRTATGAAAGAIVGGAAGAMVGEDFEGAAVGAGVGAVAGAAVGNYLDKQARELEQVADTRRTDEGLLLNLRSELLFETDSAVLTESAIAQVSRIGDILVKYPEDRIRIEGHTDSRGEGPYNEALSMRRAEAVQRVLISRGVQPQQMMVLGMGETEPVAPNETVAGRSANRRVELHIDVPRAS from the coding sequence GTGAACGCATGGAAGACGGTGGGAGTGCTGGTGCCGGCGCTGATGCTGGGAGTGACGGGCTGCGCGACTCCGGGTAAGCGAACGGCGACGGGCGCGGCGGCGGGCGCCATCGTGGGCGGAGCGGCGGGAGCCATGGTGGGCGAGGACTTCGAGGGCGCGGCGGTGGGCGCGGGCGTGGGGGCGGTGGCGGGCGCGGCCGTGGGCAACTACCTCGACAAGCAGGCGCGCGAGCTGGAGCAGGTGGCGGACACCCGGAGGACGGACGAAGGGCTGCTGCTGAACCTGCGCAGCGAGCTGCTCTTCGAGACGGACAGCGCGGTGCTCACGGAGAGCGCCATCGCGCAGGTCTCTCGGATTGGAGACATCCTGGTGAAGTACCCGGAGGACCGGATCCGCATCGAGGGCCACACCGACAGCCGAGGCGAGGGGCCCTACAACGAGGCGCTGTCGATGCGCCGCGCCGAGGCGGTTCAGCGCGTGCTGATCTCCCGGGGCGTCCAGCCTCAGCAGATGATGGTGCTGGGCATGGGCGAGACGGAGCCGGTGGCGCCGAACGAGACGGTGGCGGGGCGCTCGGCCAACCGCCGCGTGGAGCTTCACATCGACGTGCCGCGGGCCTCGTAA
- a CDS encoding HPP family protein, with amino-acid sequence MTRSQHPEKLISAAGGFVGILLVLLVSAYFVGPTSASLVVASMGASAVLLFAAPHGPLSQPWPVFGGHLLSAVAGVTCCRFISDPRIAAPAAVGLAIGVMYYARCIHPPGGATALTAVLGGPALQELGYQYVFTPVLLNAVIILVVAVAVNAPFAWRRYPVAWARRAPPPRPEAPAISQEHLTFALRQMGPLLEVTEEELAELYAMAQHHAGGTHLSPTQIRLGGCYANGRADARWAIRQVVDEQPGATPEQDVVEYRVVAGYEGRGSGRCTRAALALWAREEVPPPVVAGAAEARVTARSAR; translated from the coding sequence GTGACCCGTAGCCAACACCCGGAGAAGCTCATCTCCGCCGCCGGCGGATTCGTCGGCATCCTCCTGGTCCTGCTCGTCAGCGCCTACTTCGTGGGCCCGACCTCCGCGAGCCTGGTCGTCGCCTCCATGGGAGCGTCGGCCGTGCTGCTGTTCGCCGCTCCGCATGGACCGCTCTCCCAGCCCTGGCCGGTCTTCGGAGGCCACCTGCTGTCCGCCGTCGCCGGCGTCACGTGCTGCCGGTTTATCTCCGACCCGCGCATCGCCGCGCCCGCGGCGGTCGGGCTGGCCATCGGGGTGATGTACTACGCCCGGTGCATCCACCCGCCCGGGGGAGCGACCGCGCTGACGGCGGTGCTCGGAGGGCCCGCGCTGCAGGAGCTGGGCTACCAGTACGTGTTCACGCCCGTGCTGCTCAACGCGGTGATCATCCTCGTGGTGGCGGTGGCGGTGAACGCCCCGTTCGCGTGGAGGCGCTACCCGGTCGCCTGGGCCCGGCGCGCTCCGCCGCCTCGCCCCGAAGCGCCGGCCATCTCCCAGGAGCACCTGACCTTCGCGCTGCGGCAGATGGGGCCATTGCTCGAAGTGACGGAGGAGGAACTGGCGGAGCTCTACGCCATGGCCCAGCACCACGCCGGGGGAACGCACTTGTCCCCGACGCAGATCCGGCTGGGTGGGTGCTACGCCAATGGCCGCGCGGATGCGCGGTGGGCCATCCGCCAGGTGGTGGACGAGCAGCCGGGAGCGACGCCGGAGCAGGACGTGGTGGAGTACCGGGTGGTGGCCGGGTACGAGGGACGTGGGAGCGGCAGGTGTACCCGTGCGGCCCTGGCGCTCTGGGCCCGGGAGGAAGTCCCTCCCCCGGTCGTGGCGGGTGCGGCCGAAGCCCGCGTCACGGCACGAAGCGCTCGATGA
- a CDS encoding TetR/AcrR family transcriptional regulator: protein MRRVAILEAARDCFLQFGYAKTSLDDIAKRANISRPLIYRKFKNKEDIFSALFEFIFEGRYPKVEQVLATPGGKRDKLMQVYELLLLEPWDQLVGAPMASEFYEACARLLPEVEAKHERLRLKYTQAILETKELSELFMLAVDGLQSDVPATRVLRRRVQLLIERFVP from the coding sequence ATGCGTCGGGTGGCAATCCTCGAGGCCGCGCGAGACTGTTTCCTCCAGTTTGGCTACGCGAAGACCTCGCTCGACGACATCGCCAAGCGGGCCAACATCTCGCGACCGCTCATCTACCGGAAGTTCAAGAACAAGGAGGACATCTTCTCCGCGCTCTTCGAGTTCATCTTCGAGGGGCGCTATCCCAAGGTCGAGCAGGTGCTGGCCACGCCCGGCGGCAAGCGGGACAAGCTGATGCAGGTGTACGAGCTGCTACTCCTGGAGCCGTGGGACCAGCTGGTAGGCGCGCCGATGGCGAGCGAGTTCTACGAGGCATGCGCGCGGCTGCTCCCGGAGGTCGAGGCGAAGCACGAGCGGCTCCGGCTCAAGTACACCCAGGCGATCCTCGAGACCAAGGAGCTCTCCGAGCTCTTCATGCTCGCCGTCGACGGGCTCCAGTCCGACGTGCCGGCGACGCGCGTGTTGCGCCGGCGCGTTCAGCTCCTCATCGAGCGCTTCGTGCCGTGA
- a CDS encoding MBL fold metallo-hydrolase gives MVIAVVGILASAWPAMGGKAEGARRTRMERSPQWKEGHFENPQPLVNDFWRSITGMSDASPYVSPVGQPVPTMPGGRERFETPPATGLRVTWLGHSSVLLEIDGHRILTDPVWGDRASPLSWVGPKRWYAPPIPLAELPEIDAVAISHDHYDHLDYPTLKAMKDWKTTFIVPLGVGAHLESWGIPEARIVELDWWQQTKVGSIEVTCTPARHASGRTGIDKDATLWAGYAFAGPKHRVYFSGDTGLFPAMKDIGEKLGPFDVTMIEVGQYNSAWPDWHIGPEQAVRAHEMVRGRVLVPVHWGLFTLAAHGWTEPIERVLAAAGQSGQTAIVPKPGQSIEPGAPPAAERWWPDLAWKTGAQDPIVSTQVN, from the coding sequence ATGGTCATCGCCGTGGTGGGGATTCTCGCCAGCGCGTGGCCGGCGATGGGAGGGAAGGCCGAAGGCGCGAGGCGCACGCGAATGGAGCGCTCTCCGCAGTGGAAGGAGGGACACTTCGAGAACCCGCAGCCGCTGGTGAACGACTTCTGGCGTTCCATCACGGGCATGTCCGACGCCAGCCCCTACGTGAGCCCGGTGGGGCAGCCGGTGCCCACGATGCCCGGAGGCCGCGAGCGGTTCGAGACGCCGCCCGCCACCGGCTTGCGTGTCACGTGGCTGGGGCACTCCTCGGTGTTGCTGGAGATCGACGGCCACCGAATCCTCACGGATCCGGTGTGGGGCGACCGCGCCTCGCCGCTGAGCTGGGTGGGCCCGAAGCGCTGGTATGCCCCGCCGATTCCCCTCGCGGAGCTGCCTGAAATCGATGCCGTCGCCATCTCCCACGACCACTACGACCACCTGGACTACCCGACCCTCAAGGCGATGAAGGACTGGAAGACCACCTTCATCGTGCCGCTCGGAGTCGGTGCCCATCTGGAGTCCTGGGGAATCCCCGAGGCGCGCATCGTCGAGCTCGACTGGTGGCAACAGACGAAAGTGGGGAGCATCGAGGTGACCTGCACACCCGCGCGCCACGCGTCGGGGCGGACGGGAATCGACAAGGACGCGACGCTGTGGGCGGGCTACGCGTTCGCGGGGCCCAAGCACCGCGTGTACTTCTCGGGCGATACGGGGCTGTTCCCGGCGATGAAGGACATTGGCGAGAAGCTGGGGCCCTTCGACGTGACGATGATTGAAGTGGGCCAGTACAACAGCGCATGGCCCGACTGGCACATCGGGCCCGAGCAGGCGGTACGGGCCCACGAGATGGTCCGAGGCCGCGTCCTGGTGCCGGTGCATTGGGGGCTGTTCACCCTCGCGGCACATGGCTGGACCGAGCCGATCGAGCGGGTGCTGGCGGCCGCCGGACAGTCGGGGCAGACGGCGATCGTGCCGAAGCCGGGCCAGAGCATCGAGCCGGGCGCACCGCCCGCGGCCGAGCGCTGGTGGCCGGACCTGGCCTGGAAGACCGGGGCGCAGGATCCCATCGTCTCCACCCAGGTGAATTGA
- a CDS encoding NAD-dependent epimerase/dehydratase family protein yields the protein MKVILFGATGMVGQGALRECLLDPDVEQVLTVGRSATGQQHAKLRELVHKDLSNFSGVEEALTGYDTCFFCLGVSSAGMSEEDYRRVTYGMALAAAETLVRLNPGMTFIFISGMGADSTGRSRTMWARVKGETENALLQLPFKAAYMFRPAYIQPLHGINSRTKLYRVLFVAAAPLYPVWKRLFPKHVTTTEQLGRAMLQAAKQGAPKRVLENEDINKLVAAHA from the coding sequence ATGAAGGTCATTCTCTTTGGCGCGACGGGCATGGTCGGACAGGGAGCCCTGCGCGAGTGCCTGCTGGATCCCGATGTGGAGCAGGTGCTCACGGTCGGGCGCAGCGCGACGGGGCAGCAGCACGCGAAGCTCCGCGAGCTGGTCCACAAGGACCTGTCGAACTTCTCCGGCGTGGAGGAGGCACTGACGGGCTACGACACATGCTTCTTCTGCCTGGGAGTCTCCTCGGCGGGCATGTCGGAGGAGGACTACCGGCGCGTGACGTACGGGATGGCGCTGGCGGCGGCGGAGACGCTGGTCCGGCTCAACCCGGGAATGACCTTCATCTTCATCTCGGGGATGGGCGCCGACAGCACCGGGCGCAGCCGCACCATGTGGGCGCGGGTGAAGGGCGAGACCGAGAACGCCCTGCTCCAGCTTCCCTTCAAGGCGGCGTACATGTTCCGCCCCGCGTACATCCAGCCGCTGCACGGAATCAACTCGCGGACGAAGCTGTACCGGGTCCTCTTCGTGGCGGCAGCGCCGCTCTACCCCGTCTGGAAGCGGCTCTTCCCGAAGCACGTGACGACCACCGAGCAGTTGGGACGCGCGATGCTCCAGGCCGCGAAGCAAGGAGCGCCCAAGCGCGTGCTCGAGAACGAGGACATCAACAAGCTCGTCGCCGCGCACGCCTGA
- a CDS encoding radical SAM protein, which produces MGESLFHITVLSNLARAFDKYALSYSKARIPESTFPDRFFLLRREELDIGVRKAGKLLERLALPGDQLIALETQVPTEELMPNERTGLGRFVPRPEIRLTAVHGIEADGSLTAWDLEAALARSLRVLHPTLMPYEGLKPRSISFLPIARGCQADCAFCFSEASISADQAQAALSPEVVEGLLDQALARGAERAVITGGGEPGLLPLPRLVELVRACAERFPRKVVLISNGVFLSRLESEARSSALARLEEAGLTVLSLSRHHAEPARNAALMRLDTGTERVLESFRTGGFRVLKPRLIAVLQRGGLDSAESFSAYLEWAAAQGVEEVTWKELYVSTSEESVYHSRPSNRWSREHQVPLALATDWLEAQGWARVAALPWGSPVYEGEVGGRWMRVATYTEPSLFWERTQGLARSWNVLADGACYASLEDRHSRLELA; this is translated from the coding sequence ATGGGGGAGAGTCTTTTCCACATCACCGTGCTGTCCAACCTGGCGCGCGCCTTCGACAAGTACGCGCTGAGCTACTCGAAGGCCCGCATCCCCGAGAGCACCTTCCCGGACCGCTTCTTCCTCCTTCGGCGGGAGGAACTCGACATCGGCGTCCGCAAGGCCGGAAAGCTGCTGGAGCGGCTGGCACTTCCGGGAGATCAGCTCATCGCGCTGGAGACCCAGGTTCCCACCGAAGAGCTGATGCCCAATGAGCGCACCGGGTTGGGGCGCTTCGTTCCCCGGCCGGAGATCCGGCTCACCGCGGTGCATGGCATCGAGGCGGATGGTTCGCTCACCGCGTGGGACCTGGAGGCGGCCCTGGCGCGCTCGCTCCGAGTGCTCCACCCCACGCTGATGCCCTATGAGGGGCTCAAGCCGCGCTCCATCTCGTTTCTGCCCATCGCTCGCGGGTGCCAGGCGGACTGCGCGTTCTGTTTCTCCGAGGCCTCCATCTCGGCGGACCAGGCGCAGGCCGCGCTCTCCCCCGAGGTGGTGGAGGGCCTGTTGGATCAGGCGCTCGCCCGGGGCGCCGAGCGCGCCGTCATCACCGGCGGTGGCGAGCCCGGGCTGCTGCCCCTGCCGCGTCTGGTGGAGCTGGTGCGCGCCTGCGCCGAGCGTTTCCCCCGGAAGGTGGTGCTCATCTCCAATGGTGTCTTCCTCTCGCGGCTGGAGAGCGAGGCCCGGAGCAGCGCGCTGGCTCGACTCGAGGAAGCCGGGCTGACGGTGCTCTCCCTGTCCCGACACCATGCCGAGCCCGCGCGGAACGCGGCCCTCATGCGGCTGGACACCGGGACGGAGCGGGTGCTGGAGAGCTTCCGCACCGGCGGCTTCCGCGTCCTGAAGCCTCGCCTCATCGCGGTGCTCCAGCGGGGCGGGCTGGACTCGGCGGAGAGCTTCTCGGCCTACCTGGAGTGGGCTGCCGCCCAGGGCGTGGAGGAGGTGACGTGGAAGGAGCTCTACGTCTCCACCTCGGAGGAGTCCGTGTACCACTCGCGGCCGTCCAACCGCTGGAGCCGGGAGCATCAGGTGCCGCTTGCCCTGGCCACTGACTGGCTGGAGGCGCAGGGCTGGGCGCGCGTGGCGGCGCTGCCCTGGGGCTCGCCGGTGTACGAGGGCGAGGTGGGCGGACGCTGGATGCGCGTGGCCACCTATACCGAGCCGAGCCTCTTCTGGGAGCGCACCCAGGGGCTGGCGCGAAGCTGGAACGTGCTCGCCGATGGGGCCTGCTATGCCTCGCTCGAGGACCGTCACAGCCGATTGGAGCTGGCATGA
- a CDS encoding translation initiation factor — MGKKDKKPEEAAPAAPFHNPFAALAGKREELPSAPAPVAAPRKVEERKGPARAVVRMERKGRGGKEVTVVEQLELKPSEREVWLKALKGSLGCGGVVEEDALVLQGDHRDRLPALLEARGVRKVIVG, encoded by the coding sequence ATGGGCAAGAAAGACAAGAAGCCGGAGGAGGCCGCCCCCGCGGCCCCTTTCCACAACCCGTTCGCGGCGCTGGCTGGCAAGCGTGAGGAGCTGCCCTCGGCGCCCGCGCCCGTGGCGGCTCCTCGGAAGGTGGAGGAGCGCAAGGGGCCCGCGCGCGCGGTGGTGCGGATGGAGCGCAAGGGGCGGGGCGGCAAGGAAGTGACGGTGGTGGAGCAGCTGGAGCTCAAGCCCTCGGAGCGGGAGGTGTGGCTCAAGGCGCTCAAGGGCTCGCTGGGCTGTGGCGGAGTGGTGGAAGAGGACGCGCTGGTGCTGCAGGGTGACCACCGAGACCGGCTGCCCGCGCTGCTGGAGGCACGCGGCGTCCGGAAGGTCATCGTGGGCTGA
- a CDS encoding thioredoxin domain-containing protein yields the protein MSKKANPPPPVPFRGAVALLVLGLAESALALFQWRELLTLRGGGTTVCGVSQTINCETVWNTSFASRVHETLGIPVAGLGLLWGLVATGLAGLYLAWRSSGHTVRPATNGLRLTAAAGVLSTVVFAAVSASTGALCPTCLGTYGLVLAFAAVAWRGLPGPVVPLAGEWGRALKWTVGFAVAGFVALLGPGRATPKLTPAEEALPQLTADAGSLEAYLRGLDPREQQMAASALAQYRHDQPLPARAPARRRFGSAEAPVKVVEWTDSKCPHCKMLVEAVAALKKRLPEGKLSLEARQYPLDGACNPSIPPQHTDVTGTRCVAAKAQICLENAPDFWELREKLFQAQAGLNAQKVMEIASSGSMNRSQLEACVNSPDTAVRIQEDVSYAQQHDIHGTPLVVVNGREVPPSVPFLYVLAMVDGDANAPAFKVLPPAPPVQAHAH from the coding sequence ATGAGCAAGAAGGCCAACCCGCCCCCTCCCGTTCCCTTCCGCGGAGCCGTGGCATTGCTGGTCCTGGGCCTCGCGGAGAGCGCGCTCGCCCTGTTTCAGTGGCGTGAGTTGCTCACGCTGCGCGGTGGCGGCACCACCGTGTGTGGCGTCTCCCAGACGATCAACTGTGAGACGGTGTGGAACACCTCCTTCGCCAGCCGCGTGCATGAGACGCTGGGCATCCCCGTGGCGGGCCTGGGCCTGCTGTGGGGCCTGGTGGCCACGGGGCTCGCGGGCCTGTACCTGGCCTGGCGCAGCTCGGGCCACACCGTGCGGCCCGCCACCAATGGCTTGCGGCTGACGGCCGCCGCGGGTGTGCTGTCCACCGTGGTGTTCGCCGCGGTGAGTGCTTCCACCGGCGCCCTGTGCCCCACGTGCCTGGGCACCTACGGGCTGGTGCTGGCCTTCGCGGCGGTGGCCTGGCGTGGACTGCCGGGTCCGGTGGTGCCCCTGGCCGGTGAGTGGGGCCGCGCGCTGAAGTGGACCGTGGGCTTCGCGGTGGCCGGCTTCGTGGCGCTGCTCGGGCCGGGGCGCGCGACTCCGAAGCTCACCCCCGCCGAGGAGGCGCTGCCGCAGCTCACCGCCGATGCCGGCTCGCTGGAGGCCTACCTGCGCGGGTTGGATCCGCGCGAGCAGCAGATGGCCGCCTCCGCGCTGGCGCAGTACCGCCACGACCAGCCGCTGCCGGCCCGCGCCCCCGCGCGCCGCCGCTTTGGCTCGGCCGAGGCGCCGGTGAAGGTCGTCGAGTGGACCGACAGCAAGTGCCCCCACTGCAAGATGCTGGTGGAGGCCGTGGCCGCGCTGAAGAAGCGCCTGCCCGAGGGGAAGCTGTCCCTGGAGGCCCGGCAGTATCCGCTGGATGGGGCGTGCAACCCCTCCATCCCGCCGCAGCACACGGACGTCACGGGCACGCGGTGCGTCGCCGCCAAGGCGCAGATCTGCCTGGAGAACGCCCCCGACTTCTGGGAGCTGCGCGAGAAGCTGTTCCAGGCCCAGGCCGGGCTGAACGCGCAGAAGGTGATGGAGATCGCCTCCTCGGGCTCGATGAACCGCTCGCAGCTCGAGGCTTGCGTGAACAGCCCCGACACGGCGGTGCGTATCCAGGAGGATGTCTCCTACGCCCAGCAGCATGACATCCACGGCACGCCGCTGGTGGTGGTGAACGGGCGCGAGGTTCCTCCCAGCGTCCCGTTCCTCTACGTGCTGGCGATGGTGGACGGGGACGCGAACGCGCCCGCCTTCAAGGTGCTGCCTCCCGCCCCCCCGGTGCAGGCTCACGCGCACTGA
- a CDS encoding cupin domain-containing protein has protein sequence MDVKHLSAFQGFSAEKLQKHNLFQSGRFFLDVYCVAPGQSQKPHKHTLSDKVYLVLEGRCRFRIGAEEESHGPGAAVFAPAGVEHGMTNEGPDNARLLVLMTPPPEHA, from the coding sequence ATGGATGTGAAGCACCTGTCCGCCTTCCAAGGCTTCTCGGCCGAGAAGCTCCAGAAGCACAACCTCTTCCAGTCGGGACGCTTCTTCCTGGACGTGTACTGCGTCGCTCCGGGCCAGTCCCAGAAGCCGCACAAGCACACCCTGTCCGACAAGGTGTACCTCGTCCTCGAGGGCCGTTGTCGCTTCCGCATTGGCGCCGAGGAGGAGTCCCACGGCCCCGGCGCCGCCGTTTTTGCTCCCGCTGGCGTGGAGCACGGTATGACCAATGAGGGGCCGGACAACGCCCGGCTCCTCGTCCTGATGACCCCCCCTCCGGAGCACGCATGA